In the genome of Vicia villosa cultivar HV-30 ecotype Madison, WI linkage group LG7, Vvil1.0, whole genome shotgun sequence, one region contains:
- the LOC131619621 gene encoding F-box only protein 8-like, giving the protein MAATINHIHDDFAFVVLSKLPLKSLTRFCCVRRSWFRLLDNTYFMSMFRKNFLLKNLSHYNDTSLLLRFDESWIADNPCKSGMYSLSGERFENMIQLDLPDLLRGEWSFQILGSTSINGFLFIDCKQSGKVVLWNPNTNEYKVIPPSPFSIKFTTVYHGIYGFGYDSVRNNYKVIRQVELFNYNEERSSFWEIYCLKTNTWKTVDIDMPIYYHDNAEVHLYKDEKCHWLAKCKTYGCDSETHNKVYLLSFNMSDEMFVTTSIPSDVDDDVDYRYLAMLGGSIALISVYAETTSFHISLLGEVGRNESWTKLFILKSLSCIGRPIGVSKICDIFFIKEDGELAWINLSTEKIENLGLNGAFNCKVINHKKNLVKGS; this is encoded by the coding sequence ATGGCTGCGACCATCAACCATATACATGATGATTTTGCATTTGTTGTTCTGTCAAAGTTGCCTCTCAAATCTTTGACTAGATTTTGTTGCGTACGTAGATCATGGTTTCGCTTGTTGGATAATACTTATTTTATGAGCATGTTTCGAAAGAACTTTTTATTGAAGAATCTTTCACATTACAATGATACATCGCTCCTTCTACGTTTTGATGAATCGTGGATTGCTGATAATCCATGTAAATCTGGAATGTATTCTCTATCTGGTGAAAGATTTGAGAATATGATACAATTAGATTTGCCAGATTTACTCCGCGGAGAATGGTCATTCCAAATTTTGGGTTCAACTAGTATCAATGGCTTTCTGTTTATTGATTGTAAACAATCAGGAAAAGTTGTATTATGGAATCCAAATACAAATGAATACAAAGTCATTCCTCCAAGTCCTTTTTCTATTAAATTTACTACGGTATATCATGGGATTTATGGGTTTGGATATGACTCAGTAAGAAATAATTATAAGGTGATTCGACAAGTAGAATTATTTAACTACAATGAAGAGAGAAGCTCCTTCTGGGAGATATATTGTCTAAAGACCAACACTTGGAAAACAGTTGACATAGATATGCCGATATATTATCATGATAATGCGGAAGTTCATTTGTACAAGGATGAAAAGTGTCATTGGTTGGCTAAATGTAAAACATATGGGTGTGATAGTGAGACACATAATAAGGTTTATTTGCTATCATTTAACATGAGTGATGAGATGTTTGTTACAACATCGATACCTTCAGACGtggatgatgatgttgattataGATACTTAGCTATGTTAGGTGGATCAATAGCATTGATTTCAGTTTATGCAGAGACTACTAGTTTTCATATTTCACTTTTAGGTGAggttggaagaaatgaatcatgGACTAAGCTCTTCATTTTGAAGTCATTATCTTGTATTGGCCGTCCTATTGGAGTGAGCAAAATTTGTGATATATTCTTTATAAAAGAGGATGGCGAGCTAGCTTGGATTAATTTAAGTACAGAAAAGATTGAAAACCTGGGTCTAAATGGAGCTTTTAATTGTAAGGTGATCAATCATAAGAAAAATCTTGTGAAAGGTAGCTAA